CACCCTGACCGTCTGGGCGCTCGGCTCCGGGGTACCGGTGCTCGGCATCCTGCTGGCCGCGATCATCACGCTCTCCATCCAGATCGTCTCGCCGACCCAGTTCGCCGTCGCGGTGATGATCCTGGCGTTGTTCGCGCTGGTGTTCGGCTTCATCCTGATGTGGATCCTGGCGTGGCTGACGGCGACGCCGGTCCGTGTGGTGCGCTCGGCGCTCAACCGCGTCGAGCGCGGTGATCTGGAGACCAATCTCGTGGTGTTCGATGCCACCGAGCTGGGACAGTTGCAGCGCGGATTCAACTCGATGGTCGGCGGGCTGCGCGAACGCGAACGGGTGCGCGATCTTTTCGGCAGACATGTGGGGCGCGAGGTCGCGCTGCTCGCCGAGAAGGAACGGCCCGAGCTCGGCGGCGAGGAACGCCATGCCGCAGTCATTTTCATCGACATCATCGGTTCGACACGGCTGGTTGCCAGCCGTCCCGCCGTCGAGGTCGTCGAGGTGCTCAACAGGTTCTTCGCGGTCGTCGTCGACGAGGTCGACAACCATCACGGGCTGGTGAACAAGTTCGAGGGTGATGCCGTGCTCGCGGTGTTCGGGGCGCCGGTGTCACTGGACAACGCCGAAGACGAAGCGCTCGCGGCTGCCCGCGCGATGGCCGACCGGCTGCGCTCGGAGGTACCCGAGGTGGATGCCGGTATCGGCGTGGCCGCCGGCCAGGTGGTGGCAGGCAACGTCGGCGCCAAGCAGAGATTCGAGTACACCGTGATCGGCGGGCCCGTCAACGAGGCCGCCCGACTGTGCGAGTACTCCAAGTCGGTGCCCGGGCATCTGGTTGCCTCCTCGGCCACCGTCGAGGGCGCCTCCGAACCAGAGCGTGCGCACTGGTCACTGGGCGAGCAGATCACCCTGCGCGGCATGGAGGAGCCGACCCGGCTGGCCACGCCGCACCAGCATTGCGACTAGCGGGACCGCAGTCCCGCGGTGGCGGCCTCGACGGCGTCCTCGACGGTGCGGAAACGGATCGCCTCGTACTCCGCGCGGATCGCCGCGTCGTCGGGAGCCACGATGCCATCGGGGTCGACGAGGTAGCTCAGCTTTCCCTGCGCCCGAAGCTCGGCACCCATCCCCGCGAAGATCCGACGGGCCGCGGAGTCGATATCGTCGATGCGCGAGACATCCAGGATGGCGACGTCGAGATCGCTGCACGCCCGCTCGATGGTGCGCACCACCTGTTCGGCCCCCGGGAACAACAGGTCACCGTGGGTCTCGAAAACCCGCACGCCAGGACACGGTTCATAGCTGGCCCGCATGGTGGCCCGCGAGTCACGCGACACCGTCAGGAAGTGCAGGCCCAGCTCCTCGGAAAGCCTGCGGCACAACATCATCGAGCGGACGCTGTTGCCCTTGGGGTCCAACAGCGGCGAATACGTCCCGATGCCGAGTTGGCCGGGCAGCACCGCGAGAACTCCACCGCCCACTCCGCTCTTGGCGGGCAGGCCCACCTCCGAGACCCAGTCCCCCGCCCCGTCATACATGCCACAGGTCACCATCACCGACAGCGTGCGCCGGACCACCGTCGCGTCGGTGACCCGCCGCCCGGTCAGCGGGTTCACCCCACTGCGGGCGAGGGTGGCCGCCATCCGGGCCAGGTCTACCGCGGTGACCTTCAGTGAGCACTGCCGGTAGTAGACATCCAGCACCTGGTCGGGATCGTCGTCGAGCACACCGAAACTGGCCAGCATGTAGGCGATCGCCCGGTTTCGGTTGCCGGTCGCCTTCTCCGAGGCGTAGACGTCATGGTCGAGTTCGAGGCGACGTCCGGCGAAGGCAGAATAGTAATCCTGGATCAGGGCGAAACGCTCGTCGGCCGAGTCGGCCGGCACCAGCGACACCGCGGCGATGGCGCCGGCGTTGATCATCGGGTTCTTCGGCCGCTTGGTGTCCGGGTCCACGCTGATCTGGTTGAACGCCTCACCCGAGGGTTCCACGCCGATCCTCGCGTCGACGGCCGCCGCCCCCGACCGATCCAGCGCCAATGCGTAGGTGAAGGGTTTCGATATCGACTGGATGGTGAATTCCCTTGCTGCATCACCGGATTGGTAGACATAGCCGTCGGCAGATGACAGTGCGAGACCGAAACCGGCCGGGTCCACCTGGGCGAGCTCGGGAATGTAGTCGGCCAGTTCGCCATCATCGACGGCCTGGTACTCGAGGCGGACGCGGTCGAGATAGTTCTGCACCAGGTGGGACACACCTGGATTCTAGGCGGGCGCGTCAGGCCTGCGGGTAGGGCGCGAAACGCAGGTCATATGCCGCTTTGCGGCCGGCCAACTGAGCCGCGCGTTCGCCGCCGGTGACCCACCTTGTGCCGGGCGGCATTTCGGCGGGCAGATCCTCCAACCGCACCAATCGCGCGTCCACCGAAGGCAGGATCGCCGCGTCGGGGTCCAGGTCCTGGAAGCGGATGGAGATCGTTCCCTGGTTCAGCCCACCGGTGGACACCCAGTTCGCCACGCCGGGATCGGTCGGCGACAGCACGAGGGTGTAGGTCGTCCCGTCCGCGTCGTCGGCGACGGCCTGCGCGTTGTTCAGGCTGGTCTGCACATTCCAGTAATCGTCGGTGACGGTCCAGTCATCGGTGACCGGGACGACGAAATACCCTGCACCATCGGGCCGGACGGTGATAACCAGGGCTTGGTCATCGGCGAGTTGGAAGTACCCCGCGCTCTGCAATTGGGTCGCGAGGAACTCGGCGTTGCGGGCCGGATCCTTCAGGACATTGGGATCGATGCGCTCACCGGTACCCGGGTCGGTGGTGGCGACCCTCATGTAGGTTTCTTCCCGCTGCACCCCCAGCAACATGATCACCGCAGCGATGGTCCCGCGCAGCAGGGTGGGCACGTACGGGAGGGGCGGTATCAGCGACACCAGCGTCGTCAGCACGGGGTTTCGCACCACCGCGGGGCCGATGCCCGGGATGGCGAATCCTCCCAGTTGGCCGAACAGACTGTTCGGCGGCCCGCCGACCCGGGTGATCTCCAGACTCATCGGAGTCTGACGCGCCCAGTCCGACAGGGTGTTTCGGGTGGCGATGAGGGTGGTCTCGGCGGTCAACTGCAGATGGTTGGTGCGTCCGCCTGCCGGCGACGCATCGGCAGTGATGGTGAAGCTACCGTCGGGTTCGATCACCAGCTGGTCCTTGGTCAGTACCGCAGCGGTGTTGCCGGTCAGGCCGGTGAGCACGCTGAAGCTCGTGTCGGCAGGCAGGTTGTCCAGGTCGGCGAACGTTCCACGGATGACATAGGACGAGGCCCCGTTGACGCCCATGAAGCGGTAGATCGTGTCGGGATTGTCGTACAGGATGCGCGATGCGCCGACGCTCTGGCCGTACCAGGTGTGCGGCGGCGCGACCTGCATGACCACCGTCGGTTCGGCGGAGTTCAGGAGTTGCTGCTGGAAGGCCGCACCCATGGCGTACGCGTCGACCGCGGCGTCCAGGCGGCGAAGGTTCTCCGGGTCGGGTCCATCGACACGGTCGAACTGGCGCTGCGCCGCGGAGTAGAAACCTGCCTTCAGGAACAGTCTTGCCAGCTGCACCGGAACCGATCCGGCGATGCGCTGGGCCAGCTGTTCGGCAGCCAGTTGTTGTGGTGTGCCCAGGGGGCTGGCCGCCGCGACCACCACCGTCTGTGGGGTCGAGCGATCGGTCATCTCCAGCACTCCCGCCGACGATTCCGACGACGCCGATCCGACCTCGCGCCGGGCCGCGCCGAGGGCCGTCAGGGCGGCCACATCGGCCGGCGACGGTCCTGGATCGGGCTCATCGTCGTCATAGTCGTCGTCGTCATAGTCGTCGGCGGGCTCGCGAAGATCGGCCGTGCGCACCGTGAGTGTGCGCGGCAGGCGCCCCGCAGACGTCCTTGCGGGCGCGGCATCGTCATCACCTGTGCCGGCAGCCGGTGCCGAATCCGAATCGGTATCGGTATCGCTCGCGGCATTTTCCAGCTCGGTGTCACGTGGACTCGCGTCCCCGGGATCCGCCTTACCGGACTCGGGCGCACCGTCAGCGTTGCCGGACGCGGTCGATTCACGTTCCGGTCGAGACTCGGTTTGGGTGCCACCGCCCCCGGATTCGGTGGTATCGGCCGCGGCAGTCCCCGCCGTACCGGCGATGGCCACCCCGACACCGAGGGCCACCGCGAGGGCGCCCACCCGCCCGATCAGTACCGCGTTACCGGGCATCGCCGCACCTCCGTGGCCTCAGACCTCGGTTATAGCAGCGGGCGGGCAGTCGGCGGGTCCAAAACCCTCAGCACGATCCGGATGGGCCAGAATGTGTCCATGCGGGTGGTCGTGGCGGCTCTGTTGGCGACGGCACTCGTCGCGTCGGCCTCGGGTTGCGCCCGCGGGCTTCCAGAGGTGGGAAAGATCGAACCCGCGCCCATGCACGCGCCGCCGACGGTGCTCTTGCCGCCCTCCTCGGCGACGTTCTCCCCGCCGCTGCCCCAGGAACCCGACGATCTGCGATCAGACCGCTGATTCGACCGCGAGTTCGCGACGGCTGCGCAACCGCTTCCAGATGAACCAGCCGACCGCCGCGCAGGCGGCACCGAGCACGATGTACTGCAGGGTGGCGGCGCAGGGGTCGATCAGATGCCAGTTGGCACCCAGCAGATAGCCCGCCAGCACGAACACCGAGTTCCAGATGAGGCTGCCCAATGCCGTCAGCATCGTGAAGACGGCGAAATTCATCCGCTCGATCCCCGCGGGGATCGAGATGAAGCTGCGGAACAACGGCAGCATGCGACCGAAGAACACCGCCTTGTGCCCGTGCTGTGCGAACCAGTCCCGGGTCTTGTCCACGTCCTGTGCGTCCATCAGCGGCATCCGTGCGACGATGCGACGGATCCGGTCATGCCCCAGCCAGGCGCCGAGGCCGTAGAGCATCCACGCTCCCAACACCGAGCCGAGGGTGGTCCAGAAGATCGCACCCACCAGGGACAGTTCACCGAGTCGGGCGGCGAATCCCGCCATCGGCAGGATGACCTCACTGGGAATCGGAGGGAACAGGTTCTCGACGAAGATTGCCAGGCCGGCGCCGGGACCGCCGAGTGCCTCCATCATGTCGACGGACCACCCGGCCACGCCGTCGAGTTCAATGGCCTCTTCGGGGGAGGTCATGGGTGTGCTGCTCCTTGGTCTGAGGCGATGGTGGCCGGTGGACTTCCGAACCGGTCCCGGCCGGCGGGCGGCGGTGACCGCGGCAACTGGGACCAGTCCAGTGTGCCGACGCGGCGCTGAGGAGGCGCTCAGGAACGGGTCCGATACCAGGACTGCCATGTCGCTTTTCCGCCAGTGCTGTCGGTGCCCAGGTGTAAGGCTGAAGGAGTGCACGAGGATTTCGACAGCTGCTATCGGGCAGTGCAGTCCAAGGACGCCCGGTTCGACGGCTGGTTCGTGACCGCGGTGCGTTCGACCGGCATCTACTGCCGCCCGAGTTGCCCCGCGCGCGCCCCGTTGGCCCGCAATCTGCAGTTCCATCCGACGGCGGCGGCCGCCCAGCGAGCCGGCTTCCGGGCCTGCAAGCGATGCCGCCCGGACGCCTCCCCGGGTTCGCCGGAATGGAATGTCCGCGGCGATGTGGTGGCCCGCGCTATGCGCCTGATCGCCGACGGCACCGTCGACCGCGCCGGGGTGACCGGGCTGGCCGAGCGGCTGGGTTACACGACCCGGCAGCTGGAGAGAATGCTGCTCGCCGAGGTGGGCGCCAGCCCGCTGGCACTGGCGCGAGCACAGCGAACCCAGACTGCCCGCGTCCTGATCGAGACCACCGACCTGCCGTTCAGCGATGTCGCCTTCGCCGCTGGGTTCAGCAGCATCCGGCAGTTCAACGACACGATCCGCGAGATCTGTGCACTGCCGCCCACCGCGCTACGCCGGCGAGCCCATGTGCGCGACACGGGCGACCGTGCCGGGAGCCAGACATTGTCGCTGCGGCTGCCGGTACGCGGACCATTCGCCTACGAGGGCCTGTTCGGCCACCTGGCCGCCAGCGGGGTGGCCGGTGTCGAGGAGGTACGCAACGGTGCCTATCGCCGCACCCTGCGGCTGCCCTCCGGCGCAGGCATCGTGGCGTTGACCCCGCACCCCGACCATGTGCAGTGCCGGCTGGTCGTCGATGATTTCCGCGACCTGTCCGCGGCGATCGCACGGTGTCGCCGCATGCTCGACCTGGACGCCGACCCGGCCGCCGTCGTGGACGCGCTGAGCGCAGACCCGTCGCTGGCCGCGGTGGTGGCCAAGGCACCGGGACAACGGATCCCTCGCACACCCGACGAAGAGGAGTTGGCCGTCCGCGTGGTGCTCGGCCAGCAGGTATCGGTGAAGGCTGCCCGTACGCACGCCGCACGTCTGGTGCACGCACACGGGACGCCGGTGACCGATCCGGCGGGTGGTCTCACCCACGTCTTCCCCACCACCGCCCAGCTGACGGAGATCGACTCCGAGTCTCTGGCGATGCCCATGTCCCGGCGCCGCACCCTGACGACGCTGATCGCGGCGATGGCCGACGGCTCGGTCGTCCTCGACAGCGGTGCCGACTGGAACCGCGCCCGAGCGCAGTTGACCGCGCTGCCAGGTATCGGCCCATGGACGACCGAGCTGATCGCCATGCGCGGACTCGGTGATCCCGACGCCTTCCCGGTGGCGGATCTGGGCATCAAACTCGCGGCCAGAGCACTGGGGCTGCCCGAGAAGCCGGATGCTCTGACAGCTTTCAGTTCCCGATGGCGCCCGTGGCGGGCCTACGCGACTCAACATCTGTGGACGACCCTGGATCATGCGGTGAATATGTGGCCCCCTC
The sequence above is drawn from the Mycolicibacterium neoaurum VKM Ac-1815D genome and encodes:
- a CDS encoding adenylate/guanylate cyclase domain-containing protein, whose protein sequence is MTAKKNRARKLGQVLEKVTEQSGRVPDTPEYGSWILGRVSETQRRRRVRIQAILTTFALGANLVGVGVAILVVTVTFPVPSVFDDEVLWITFAVAPAYIVLAFVVGVVWATNRVIRTVRWAIEERVPTAEDQSNTFFAPWRLTRVLLALWGGGTVLLTLLYGLQDSNYVPKVLLGISFPGIVVAASCYLFTEFALRPVAAQALEVGPPPRRFAPGIMGRTLTVWALGSGVPVLGILLAAIITLSIQIVSPTQFAVAVMILALFALVFGFILMWILAWLTATPVRVVRSALNRVERGDLETNLVVFDATELGQLQRGFNSMVGGLRERERVRDLFGRHVGREVALLAEKERPELGGEERHAAVIFIDIIGSTRLVASRPAVEVVEVLNRFFAVVVDEVDNHHGLVNKFEGDAVLAVFGAPVSLDNAEDEALAAARAMADRLRSEVPEVDAGIGVAAGQVVAGNVGAKQRFEYTVIGGPVNEAARLCEYSKSVPGHLVASSATVEGASEPERAHWSLGEQITLRGMEEPTRLATPHQHCD
- the glsA gene encoding glutaminase A codes for the protein MSHLVQNYLDRVRLEYQAVDDGELADYIPELAQVDPAGFGLALSSADGYVYQSGDAAREFTIQSISKPFTYALALDRSGAAAVDARIGVEPSGEAFNQISVDPDTKRPKNPMINAGAIAAVSLVPADSADERFALIQDYYSAFAGRRLELDHDVYASEKATGNRNRAIAYMLASFGVLDDDPDQVLDVYYRQCSLKVTAVDLARMAATLARSGVNPLTGRRVTDATVVRRTLSVMVTCGMYDGAGDWVSEVGLPAKSGVGGGVLAVLPGQLGIGTYSPLLDPKGNSVRSMMLCRRLSEELGLHFLTVSRDSRATMRASYEPCPGVRVFETHGDLLFPGAEQVVRTIERACSDLDVAILDVSRIDDIDSAARRIFAGMGAELRAQGKLSYLVDPDGIVAPDDAAIRAEYEAIRFRTVEDAVEAATAGLRSR
- a CDS encoding DedA family protein produces the protein MTSPEEAIELDGVAGWSVDMMEALGGPGAGLAIFVENLFPPIPSEVILPMAGFAARLGELSLVGAIFWTTLGSVLGAWMLYGLGAWLGHDRIRRIVARMPLMDAQDVDKTRDWFAQHGHKAVFFGRMLPLFRSFISIPAGIERMNFAVFTMLTALGSLIWNSVFVLAGYLLGANWHLIDPCAATLQYIVLGAACAAVGWFIWKRLRSRRELAVESAV
- a CDS encoding DNA-3-methyladenine glycosylase 2 family protein codes for the protein MHEDFDSCYRAVQSKDARFDGWFVTAVRSTGIYCRPSCPARAPLARNLQFHPTAAAAQRAGFRACKRCRPDASPGSPEWNVRGDVVARAMRLIADGTVDRAGVTGLAERLGYTTRQLERMLLAEVGASPLALARAQRTQTARVLIETTDLPFSDVAFAAGFSSIRQFNDTIREICALPPTALRRRAHVRDTGDRAGSQTLSLRLPVRGPFAYEGLFGHLAASGVAGVEEVRNGAYRRTLRLPSGAGIVALTPHPDHVQCRLVVDDFRDLSAAIARCRRMLDLDADPAAVVDALSADPSLAAVVAKAPGQRIPRTPDEEELAVRVVLGQQVSVKAARTHAARLVHAHGTPVTDPAGGLTHVFPTTAQLTEIDSESLAMPMSRRRTLTTLIAAMADGSVVLDSGADWNRARAQLTALPGIGPWTTELIAMRGLGDPDAFPVADLGIKLAARALGLPEKPDALTAFSSRWRPWRAYATQHLWTTLDHAVNMWPPQQEEKR